CCGCTGTTCAGGGTCACCTTGCCCGCCAGTTTAGCACTGTTGCCATTTTCAATATTTATAACGGACGCGGTCGTACCTTTTTTCAGGGTGATACGATCGTTGGAGTCAGCAGTCAGAGTGTGGTTTTTGCCTTTGTTAATGTTTATGAAGTCCTGACCTTTACCACCTTCAATTTTGTGGCTGCTTCCATAGTTTACAGTTATTGTATCATTACCGGTACCACCATACGCAGAATCGCCGTTCACAGATATACCGTTCTTGACCCCTTTGCCAAGAGTGATCTTATCGCTGCCGGCGCCGCCTGAAATTGAGCCTTTGCCGGAGTACACAGAGATGAAATCCGCCTTGTCGCCGGTTACATCCATAAAGTTGGCTCCATAAATTTTCCAGCTGGCAGTGTTTTTGACCGTAATCTTGTCTTTACCGGCGCCACCGTAAATGGCTAGGCCTTTGCCTGCTTTTTTTACATTGATTATATCATCGCCGGCCTCTCCGTAGACATTGTTGCCTGTGCTGGTGGCGTTTACTGTAATCTCATCATTTCCGCCGCCCCCATGGATATATTGGTCTTTGCCTTTTCCTGTAATGGAAAGAACAGCCTTCGTGGCGCCGCCATAAATAGAGTTACTCGAACCACCCTTTAGATAAAGCTTATTCTTTCCGGTCCCTCCGTAAGCGTAGTTGCTTTTTCCTGATTTTCTAGTAATGGTATCGTTACCGCCTTCGCCCCAAAAATAATTGTTGTTTTTCGTAATTGTAGCCTTGTCCGCTCCGTTGGTACCAACAATCTCCTTATTACCGTTTAACGTGT
This portion of the Elusimicrobiaceae bacterium genome encodes:
- a CDS encoding calcium-binding protein, yielding MAYTLNGNKEIVGTNGADKATITKNNNYFWGEGGNDTITRKSGKSNYAYGGTGKNKLYLKGGSSNSIYGGATKAVLSITGKGKDQYIHGGGGNDEITVNATSTGNNVYGEAGDDIINVKKAGKGLAIYGGAGKDKITVKNTASWKIYGANFMDVTGDKADFISVYSGKGSISGGAGSDKITLGKGVKNGISVNGDSAYGGTGNDTITVNYGSSHKIEGGKGQDFININKGKNHTLTADSNDRITLKKGTTASVINIENGNSAKLAGKVTLNSGSKAKLVLDNFDHKYSNKLTITAANGTVTDNTLYFTGQYQTGLNDPNYSFTQSGASLVINNQIYLENFASGAYSGGFVFSCDGRYPTSMSFEDIKKAANWK